A window from Rhea pennata isolate bPtePen1 chromosome 1, bPtePen1.pri, whole genome shotgun sequence encodes these proteins:
- the TSKU gene encoding tsukushi isoform X1: MLIAFKKQWERSTMQFSAWFNFLLLLPCFGTTKTCFPGCHCEVESFGLFDSFSLTKVDCSGIGSHIVPVPIPLDTSYLDLSSNKLETINESMLTGPGYTTLVSLDLSYNKIAKISSTTFSRLRYLESLDLSHNSLEVLPEDCFSSSPLGDIDLSNNKLLVIAMDTFASKGQGKRMNVDLSNNMLSTITRHREKNIPNIQNLNLSGNRLTSVPNLQGIPLRYLNLDGNPLVKIEKGAFMGLKDLMHLSLSNLHDFRELSPYSFKELPALQVLDLSSNPNLKSLSAEVTFGLNSLQELNLSGTGVSSLPKTVLKYLPSIKSITLQKNIQCLKTIREGQYHRQTGLTKKEVLICHDSHGSVAAAPYVS; encoded by the exons AtgttaattgcttttaaaaagcaatgggAAAG gtcAACAATGCAGTTCTCAGCCTGGTtcaattttctgcttcttcttccttgttttgGTACCACCAAAACTTGCTTTCCCGGGTGCCACTGTGAGGTGGAAAGTTTTGGTCTCTTTGACAGCTTTAGCCTGACCAAAGTGGACTGCAGTGGAATAGGCTCACACATTGTTCCTGTCCCAATCCCTCTGGATACCTCCTACTTGGATCTGTCCTCAAACAAACTGGAAACAATCAATGAATCAATGCTAACTGGCCCTGGATACACTACCTTGGTGAGCCTTGACCTGAGCTACAATAAAATTGCTAAGATTTCCTCCACAACCTTCTCCAGGCTTCGGTACCTGGAGTCCTTGGATCTGAGTCATAACTCTTTGGAAGTCCTTCCAGAGGACTGTTTCTCCAGTTCACCTCTGGGGGACATAGATTTGAGTAATAATAAACTTTTAGTTATAGCAATGGACACTTTTGCTTCAAAAGGTCAAGGAAAACGCATGAATGTGGACCTATCCAATAACATGCTCAGCACAATTACAAGGCACCGTGAAAAGAACATCCCCAACATCCAGAATTTAAATCTTTCTGGAAACAGGCTAACATCTGTGCCAAATCTTCAAGGGATTCCTCTACGATATTTGAATCTTGATGGGAATCCGTTAGTCAAGATTGAGAAAGGAGCCTTCATGGGGCTGAAAGATTTGATGCATTTATCTCTCAGCAACCTACATGACTTTAGAGAGTTATCTCCTTACAGTTTCAAGGAACTACCAGCCCTCCAGGTTCTGGATTTATCCAGCAATCCCAATCTGAAGTCACTGAGTGCTGAAGTTACCTTTGGTCTGAACTCCCTGCAAGAACTTAACCTCTCTGGGACAGGTGTGTCATCCTTGCCAAAGACTGTGCTGAAATACCTGCCTTCCATCAAAAGCATCACCTTGCAGAAGAACATACAGTGTCTTAAGACCATCAGAGAAGGACAGTACCACCGACAAACTGGGCTGACCAAAAAAGAGGTCCTCATTTGTCATGACAGCCATGGGTCCGTAGCAGCAGCACCTTACGTTTCATGA
- the TSKU gene encoding tsukushi isoform X2, with translation MQFSAWFNFLLLLPCFGTTKTCFPGCHCEVESFGLFDSFSLTKVDCSGIGSHIVPVPIPLDTSYLDLSSNKLETINESMLTGPGYTTLVSLDLSYNKIAKISSTTFSRLRYLESLDLSHNSLEVLPEDCFSSSPLGDIDLSNNKLLVIAMDTFASKGQGKRMNVDLSNNMLSTITRHREKNIPNIQNLNLSGNRLTSVPNLQGIPLRYLNLDGNPLVKIEKGAFMGLKDLMHLSLSNLHDFRELSPYSFKELPALQVLDLSSNPNLKSLSAEVTFGLNSLQELNLSGTGVSSLPKTVLKYLPSIKSITLQKNIQCLKTIREGQYHRQTGLTKKEVLICHDSHGSVAAAPYVS, from the coding sequence ATGCAGTTCTCAGCCTGGTtcaattttctgcttcttcttccttgttttgGTACCACCAAAACTTGCTTTCCCGGGTGCCACTGTGAGGTGGAAAGTTTTGGTCTCTTTGACAGCTTTAGCCTGACCAAAGTGGACTGCAGTGGAATAGGCTCACACATTGTTCCTGTCCCAATCCCTCTGGATACCTCCTACTTGGATCTGTCCTCAAACAAACTGGAAACAATCAATGAATCAATGCTAACTGGCCCTGGATACACTACCTTGGTGAGCCTTGACCTGAGCTACAATAAAATTGCTAAGATTTCCTCCACAACCTTCTCCAGGCTTCGGTACCTGGAGTCCTTGGATCTGAGTCATAACTCTTTGGAAGTCCTTCCAGAGGACTGTTTCTCCAGTTCACCTCTGGGGGACATAGATTTGAGTAATAATAAACTTTTAGTTATAGCAATGGACACTTTTGCTTCAAAAGGTCAAGGAAAACGCATGAATGTGGACCTATCCAATAACATGCTCAGCACAATTACAAGGCACCGTGAAAAGAACATCCCCAACATCCAGAATTTAAATCTTTCTGGAAACAGGCTAACATCTGTGCCAAATCTTCAAGGGATTCCTCTACGATATTTGAATCTTGATGGGAATCCGTTAGTCAAGATTGAGAAAGGAGCCTTCATGGGGCTGAAAGATTTGATGCATTTATCTCTCAGCAACCTACATGACTTTAGAGAGTTATCTCCTTACAGTTTCAAGGAACTACCAGCCCTCCAGGTTCTGGATTTATCCAGCAATCCCAATCTGAAGTCACTGAGTGCTGAAGTTACCTTTGGTCTGAACTCCCTGCAAGAACTTAACCTCTCTGGGACAGGTGTGTCATCCTTGCCAAAGACTGTGCTGAAATACCTGCCTTCCATCAAAAGCATCACCTTGCAGAAGAACATACAGTGTCTTAAGACCATCAGAGAAGGACAGTACCACCGACAAACTGGGCTGACCAAAAAAGAGGTCCTCATTTGTCATGACAGCCATGGGTCCGTAGCAGCAGCACCTTACGTTTCATGA